A stretch of the Neofelis nebulosa isolate mNeoNeb1 chromosome 1, mNeoNeb1.pri, whole genome shotgun sequence genome encodes the following:
- the LOC131485238 gene encoding prefoldin subunit 4-like, with translation MAAAMKKTAAEVVNVTFEDQQKINKLARNTSRITELKEETGVKKKQLQNLGDACKDNMLADDDCLTIPYQIGDVFISHSQEETQEMLEEAKKNLQEEIDPLEARVESIQGALADLKVQFYAKFGSNINLEADDS, from the coding sequence ATGGCGGCCGCCATGAAGAAGACGGCTGCAGAAGTTGTCAATGTTACTTTTGAAGATcaacaaaagataaacaaattggCACGGAATACAAGTAGAATCACAGAGCTGAAAGAGGAAACAggagtaaaaaagaaacaactccaAAACTTAGGAGATGCTTGTAAGGACAACATGCTTGCGGATGATGATTGCTTAACGATACCCTATCAAATTGGTGATGTTTTCATTAGCCATTCTCAAGAAGAAACACAGGAAATGTtagaagaagcaaagaaaaatttgCAAGAAGAAATTGATCCCCTAGAAGCCAGAGTGGAATCGATTCAGGGGGCGTTAGCAGATTTGAAAGTTCAGTTCTATGCAAAATTCGGGAGCAACATCAACCTCGAAGCTGATGAcagttaa